The region GGCCGTTGCGCATCCACACGCACTGCAACGCCGGGGCGCTGGCCTGCGTCGAGTGGGGCACGGCGCTCGGGGTGGTCCGGGACCTGCACGCGGACGGCCGGCTGGAACTGGTGGTCGCGGACGAGACCCGGCCGTTGCTGCAGGGCTCGCGGATCACCGCCGTGGAGCTCGCCGAGCTGGGGGTACCGCACCGGATGGTCGTCGACGGGGCGGCGGCCTCGATCGTCGCGCGGGGGCTGGTGGACGCGGTGGTCGTCGGCGCGGACCGGATCGCCGCGAACGGGGACGTCGCCAACAAGATCGGCACGTATCCGCTCGCGCTCGCCGCGGCCCGGGCCGGGATCCCGTTCCTGGTCGCGGCGCCCGAGTCGACCGTCGACCCCGCGACCGCGGACGGCACGCAGATCGAGATCGAGGAACGCGCGGGAGACGAGGTACTGGCCCTCGGCGGCCGGCGGACGGCCCCCGCCGGCGCCGACGCCTGGAACCCGGCCTTCGACGTGACGCCGGCGGATCTGGTGACGGCGATCGTGACCGAGGAGCGGACCTGGCGGCCATGAGGTCCCCGGCCTTCCGGCTCGTCCTGGCGGCCACGGTGCTCGGGTTCGGCGGGTACGCGCTGCTGCTGCCGGTCGTCCCGCTGTGGGTGGCACGCGGCGGGTCCGGCGAGTTCGGTGCGGGCGTGACGACCGGTGTGCTGATGGCCGCCACCGTCGCCACCCAGCTCGCCGTCCCCGCGCTGCTGCGCCGGTTCGGGCACCGGACGGTGCTCGCGGCCGGACTGCTGCTGCTCGGCGCGCCGACGCCGCTGCTGCTGCTCTCCCCGGACCTGCCGCCGGTGCTGGCCCTCTCGGCGGTCCGGGGGCTCGGGTTCGGGCTGCTCACGGTGGCGGGCAGCGCGGTCGTCGCCGAGCTGGTGCCGCCCGCCGAGCACGGCCGCGCGTCCGCCCGGTACGGGTACGCCGTCGGGATCCCGCAGCTCGCGTTGCTGCCCGCGGGCGTCGCCGTCGTCGACCTCGTGGGGTTCGACGGCGTCTTCCTCGCCGCCGGGATCGCGCCGCTGGCCGGACTGGTGTGCGTGGCGTTCCTGCGGACGGGCGCGGCCCGGGCCGCCGAACCGCACCCCGCCGCGCCGACAGCAGGCCCCGACGTAACGTTCCGACGCCGGGCGGTCGCCCCGGTGCTCGCGATGCTGGCCTGCTCCATCGCCCAGGGCGGGATCGTGACGTTCCTGCCGCTCGTCGCGCCCGGCTCGCTCGTCGCGGTGCCGTTCGCCCTCTTCGGGACGGCGCTGGGCGGCCTGCTCGGGCGCGGCCTGGCCG is a window of Pseudonocardia sp. T1-2H DNA encoding:
- the mtnA gene encoding S-methyl-5-thioribose-1-phosphate isomerase: MPRTIDWRDGAITLVDQTALPELRTVTIGTVEELVEAIRGLVVRGAPALGVAGALGVALAARTLDGAALAAAAERIAAARPTAVNLRWAVERALAAGPDGALAEALAIRDADIASCHAIGRRGADLLAELCEPRPLRIHTHCNAGALACVEWGTALGVVRDLHADGRLELVVADETRPLLQGSRITAVELAELGVPHRMVVDGAAASIVARGLVDAVVVGADRIAANGDVANKIGTYPLALAAARAGIPFLVAAPESTVDPATADGTQIEIEERAGDEVLALGGRRTAPAGADAWNPAFDVTPADLVTAIVTEERTWRP
- a CDS encoding MFS transporter, with product MRSPAFRLVLAATVLGFGGYALLLPVVPLWVARGGSGEFGAGVTTGVLMAATVATQLAVPALLRRFGHRTVLAAGLLLLGAPTPLLLLSPDLPPVLALSAVRGLGFGLLTVAGSAVVAELVPPAEHGRASARYGYAVGIPQLALLPAGVAVVDLVGFDGVFLAAGIAPLAGLVCVAFLRTGAARAAEPHPAAPTAGPDVTFRRRAVAPVLAMLACSIAQGGIVTFLPLVAPGSLVAVPFALFGTALGGLLGRGLAGEIVDRRGEAGRLLPVGAAIAAAGMVGEVVAAGGGSPVLLVGGAALVGIGFGLVQNDALVALFAAGGAGRYGTASAVWNIAYDAGTGVGATGLGAVAEPYGFRAAFGLAAAVLFLAIPFTSRVVRGKRC